The bacterium genome includes a window with the following:
- a CDS encoding diguanylate cyclase — MKEIYYDELTGVYNRKFLYYWIDNEIKRANRFATKFALLLLDIDNFRDINNTYGHLEGDKVLIEFTRFLRSSVREVDNLVRYGGDEFIILVPNTDLKGILDLAQRMIANLNSLKMIGHKILCSMGFAIFPDDGMTIETLISKADNLMYQAKKEGKNQIGLKPEVVKKLVIPSPVTIGREDEANWCLGKLKEYKTIFIAGEAGIGKTRLTHEIKNKFVKATIMRGNSYAALSSVPYHPFKNLFRELFANEFTVVQEALKKMPLTQRAEVMKFFPDKSALKTALVDDLDKYSLFNSISSFFISMAHSLSPLVMILLIDDLHWTDRPSCELLDFLIRNIKENIYIFGTYRVEEIKQSQINGFFGLWAREKLYTQLTLSPLNSNQSSKLLEAMMGTVPPALARFVYQQGGGNPFYTEEIMRELERQKKIYWNGKEWVFMHKEGFVIPSSIEETILRKVNLLDKNIRHFLEIAAVFGQEFNAEFLALVSKRNVGEVLDALDELMITGLIKERARDIFFFSEDIVRQISYHSISRADNAKLHRDVGVAIESYYHANLPEYYEQLTEHFTRANDVSKILYYSELAALKARDHYAHRVAIKFYEHCLHYEDNIEKIYRIKYAIAEIAHYAGEYKLAMENLLVCLNIRPNDHKIYEKLGQVCENMGNFKESMGYYRRGLELVKGTTNEYAFKSALAFIQSRFGHFKRTQKECEAILKNKKSVSKKDLAVTYVTIGIAHQNLGEFDRARKYLHEGLMLRQALADKKGIAACYLNLAIINEHEFKIRESEELYHKALELYEEIGYQQGILIALLDLGVLHVHFDIAKAEEYYQKALAKAKLIGAKRNLAYIYNNLGWIYFRRLMYDQAMSNYRLAIQYAKETDFTEGHIFTNLNISELCREMKQVRKGLAAMKACNEYLKKVDVSSYYVSCFMEEIDYALMANNIRRARSLIARLNLQVKSEHDYSNLVYADILRAKVSIACREYAAARRQLDKAWDRLKSLPASDMAAEILFLKGFALKREGNDKKALTMFLGANRMFETVGDLRFLDKIEKEIVRGVK; from the coding sequence ATGAAAGAGATCTATTACGATGAGCTAACCGGGGTTTATAACCGTAAATTTCTGTATTACTGGATCGACAATGAAATAAAGCGGGCAAACCGTTTCGCGACGAAATTTGCCCTGCTTTTGCTGGATATCGATAATTTCCGGGATATCAATAACACCTATGGTCATCTGGAAGGCGATAAGGTCTTGATCGAATTCACCCGATTTTTAAGATCAAGCGTGCGTGAAGTCGACAACCTGGTGCGTTACGGCGGCGACGAATTCATAATTCTTGTTCCCAATACCGATCTAAAGGGTATACTAGACCTCGCTCAGCGGATGATCGCCAACCTGAATAGCCTGAAAATGATCGGCCACAAGATCCTATGCAGCATGGGTTTCGCGATCTTCCCGGATGACGGCATGACCATTGAGACGCTGATAAGCAAAGCCGATAACTTGATGTATCAGGCCAAAAAAGAAGGCAAGAACCAGATCGGCCTGAAGCCGGAAGTCGTGAAAAAACTGGTCATTCCATCGCCGGTAACGATCGGACGCGAAGACGAGGCTAACTGGTGCCTGGGTAAATTAAAAGAATACAAAACCATTTTTATCGCCGGTGAAGCGGGTATCGGCAAGACCCGGCTCACGCACGAGATCAAGAACAAATTCGTGAAGGCGACGATCATGAGGGGTAATTCTTACGCCGCCCTGTCTTCAGTGCCGTATCACCCTTTTAAAAACCTGTTCCGCGAATTGTTCGCCAACGAATTCACGGTCGTCCAGGAGGCCTTGAAGAAAATGCCGCTGACCCAGCGCGCCGAAGTGATGAAATTCTTCCCCGACAAAAGCGCGCTTAAGACCGCGCTGGTGGATGACCTTGATAAATACAGCCTGTTTAACAGCATTAGTTCGTTCTTCATAAGCATGGCGCATAGTCTGTCGCCGCTCGTGATGATCCTGCTTATCGACGACCTGCACTGGACCGACCGTCCCAGCTGTGAACTGTTGGATTTTCTTATACGCAACATCAAGGAAAACATCTATATTTTTGGGACTTACCGCGTTGAGGAGATCAAACAATCGCAGATCAACGGATTCTTCGGACTCTGGGCGCGCGAGAAGCTTTACACGCAGCTAACCCTGTCGCCGTTGAACTCCAACCAGTCATCCAAGTTGCTGGAGGCGATGATGGGCACGGTTCCGCCGGCGCTGGCCAGGTTCGTTTACCAGCAGGGCGGTGGAAATCCGTTTTACACCGAAGAGATCATGCGGGAACTGGAGCGACAGAAGAAGATATACTGGAACGGCAAGGAATGGGTATTCATGCACAAAGAAGGCTTTGTTATCCCCTCGTCGATCGAGGAGACGATCCTGAGAAAGGTCAATCTGCTGGACAAAAACATACGTCATTTCCTTGAGATCGCCGCGGTCTTCGGACAGGAATTCAACGCCGAATTCCTGGCGCTGGTCAGCAAGCGTAATGTCGGGGAGGTCCTTGATGCTCTGGATGAATTGATGATTACGGGTTTAATAAAGGAAAGGGCGCGCGACATCTTTTTCTTCAGCGAAGATATCGTTCGGCAGATCTCGTACCATTCCATTTCACGCGCCGACAACGCCAAACTGCACCGCGACGTAGGCGTTGCGATCGAAAGCTATTACCATGCTAATCTGCCCGAATATTACGAACAGCTGACAGAACATTTCACCCGCGCTAATGATGTCAGCAAGATCCTGTATTATTCCGAACTGGCGGCACTGAAAGCAAGGGACCATTATGCACACAGGGTGGCGATCAAATTCTATGAACACTGCCTGCACTACGAGGATAACATCGAGAAGATATACAGAATAAAGTACGCCATCGCCGAGATCGCCCATTACGCGGGAGAGTACAAGCTGGCCATGGAAAATCTTCTGGTCTGCCTGAATATCAGACCCAACGATCACAAGATATACGAGAAGCTGGGCCAGGTCTGCGAGAACATGGGCAACTTCAAGGAAAGCATGGGTTATTACCGCCGCGGTCTGGAACTCGTGAAGGGAACTACCAATGAGTACGCGTTCAAATCCGCTCTGGCGTTCATCCAATCACGGTTTGGTCACTTCAAACGGACCCAGAAAGAATGCGAAGCCATACTGAAGAACAAGAAATCGGTCAGTAAAAAAGACTTGGCGGTGACATATGTGACCATCGGGATCGCCCATCAGAACCTGGGTGAGTTCGACCGGGCGCGGAAGTATCTCCATGAAGGGCTGATGTTAAGACAGGCGCTCGCCGACAAGAAAGGCATCGCGGCGTGCTATCTGAACCTGGCGATCATTAACGAACATGAGTTCAAGATCAGGGAGAGCGAAGAGCTGTATCACAAGGCGCTCGAATTATATGAAGAGATCGGCTACCAGCAAGGGATCCTGATCGCGCTGCTGGATCTGGGAGTGCTTCATGTCCATTTTGATATCGCCAAGGCTGAAGAATATTACCAGAAGGCGCTAGCCAAGGCAAAGCTGATCGGCGCGAAACGGAACCTGGCGTATATATATAACAACCTGGGCTGGATATATTTCCGGCGTTTGATGTACGACCAGGCGATGAGCAACTACCGGCTGGCTATCCAGTATGCGAAGGAAACCGATTTTACCGAGGGCCATATCTTCACCAATCTCAATATCAGCGAGCTTTGCCGCGAGATGAAACAGGTGCGCAAGGGTCTTGCGGCCATGAAAGCGTGCAACGAGTACTTGAAGAAAGTCGACGTTAGCAGCTACTATGTCAGCTGTTTCATGGAAGAGATCGATTACGCATTGATGGCAAACAATATCAGGCGCGCCAGGTCGCTGATCGCGCGGCTGAACTTGCAGGTAAAATCAGAACATGATTATTCGAACTTGGTTTACGCCGATATCCTGCGGGCCAAGGTCTCGATCGCATGCCGGGAATACGCGGCGGCACGCCGGCAGCTTGACAAAGCCTGGGACCGCTTGAAGTCATTGCCGGCCAGCGATATGGCGGCCGAGATTCTTTTCCTCAAGGGATTTGCCCTGAAGCGGGAAGGGAATGATAAAAAAGCGCTGACCATGTTCTTGGGCGCCAACCGGATGTTCGAGACGGTCGGCGACCTCAGATTTCTGGACAAGATCGAAAAGGAGATCGTGCGCGGCGTAAAGTAG
- a CDS encoding ABC transporter permease: MNDILQTIALSLQTFKTHRMRSFLTTLGIIIGVTTVIAILSLIEGLNRSVASSINSLGSNVIYVMKYSFMMGHTDFEEIQKRKDLTMEDAEALKKLPSVGKVAPVFANQQVSWLYYKDKKVNNIEFIGSTEDYFEVLNYTVVSGRPLTQDDITHRRMVCIIGDYVRENLFPNESPVSLHLNVRGKTLVIIGVLDAKGSFLGQTMDNNVLVPISVIEKIFPKPQGMERVFNSLMIATTPKNPKKIDQTIDDIRELMRRRRGLSLDDKEDFSINTQQMLMDIYKSITQVGFVAIIAIAAISLIVGGIGIMNIMLVSVAERTREIGILKAVGASNNNIMLQFLAESITLALIGGLIGIMLGILLAKVISAVSPLKAAVAFWMIVLGFGFSAAVGIFFGIYPARKAASLNPIEALRYE, from the coding sequence ATGAACGATATCCTGCAGACCATCGCCTTATCGCTGCAGACATTCAAGACCCACCGCATGCGTTCTTTCCTGACGACGCTGGGAATAATTATCGGCGTGACCACCGTGATCGCGATATTGTCGCTGATCGAGGGACTCAACCGTTCGGTCGCGTCGTCCATCAATTCGCTTGGTTCTAACGTCATTTACGTGATGAAGTACAGTTTCATGATGGGACACACTGATTTCGAGGAAATACAGAAAAGGAAAGACCTCACCATGGAGGACGCGGAGGCCCTGAAGAAACTGCCTTCCGTCGGCAAAGTGGCGCCGGTTTTTGCGAACCAGCAGGTGTCCTGGCTTTATTATAAGGACAAGAAGGTTAACAATATCGAATTCATCGGGTCGACTGAGGATTATTTTGAAGTCCTTAACTACACGGTAGTATCCGGCCGACCGCTGACCCAGGACGATATCACGCACCGCCGAATGGTGTGCATTATCGGCGATTACGTGCGTGAGAACCTGTTTCCCAACGAATCCCCGGTCAGCCTTCATCTCAATGTCCGCGGCAAGACGCTGGTCATTATCGGCGTGCTGGACGCGAAGGGTTCGTTCCTCGGGCAGACCATGGACAACAATGTCCTGGTGCCGATCAGCGTGATCGAAAAGATCTTTCCCAAGCCGCAGGGCATGGAAAGGGTCTTCAATTCATTGATGATCGCCACGACGCCAAAAAATCCTAAAAAGATCGACCAGACGATCGATGACATACGCGAGCTTATGCGCCGGCGGCGCGGTTTGAGCCTTGATGATAAGGAGGATTTTTCCATTAATACTCAACAAATGCTGATGGACATATACAAAAGCATCACTCAGGTCGGCTTCGTAGCGATCATCGCGATCGCGGCGATATCGCTGATCGTCGGCGGGATCGGGATCATGAATATCATGCTGGTCTCGGTGGCTGAGAGGACGCGCGAGATCGGGATCCTGAAAGCTGTGGGCGCTTCGAACAACAATATCATGCTGCAGTTCCTGGCAGAGTCGATTACGCTCGCTCTGATCGGCGGCTTGATCGGCATCATGCTCGGCATCCTCCTTGCCAAAGTTATTTCAGCGGTATCGCCGCTGAAAGCGGCGGTGGCTTTCTGGATGATCGTTCTCGGTTTCGGTTTTTCAGCGGCGGTCGGTATTTTCTTCGGTATTTACCCGGCAAGAAAGGCCGCTTCCTTAAACCCCATCGAAGCGCTGAGGTATGAATAA
- a CDS encoding ABC transporter ATP-binding protein — protein sequence MSANAVLCKLQDVHKTYWRGKVAVRALDGIDFEIRQNDYLSIMGPSGSGKSTLVHILGCLDTPTTGDYYLDDKLVSKLSDNELAHIRNRFIGFVFQNFSLLPRLSALENVAMPLIYAGAGRRERLEKAREMLDKVGLADRMAHRPNELSGGECQRVAIARALINNPKIIFADEPTGNLDSSTGSEIMDMFDSLVKEGNTIVLVTHDLQVGNHAQKIVTLRDGKIA from the coding sequence ATGTCCGCTAACGCAGTGCTCTGCAAACTACAAGATGTCCACAAGACTTACTGGCGGGGCAAGGTCGCGGTAAGGGCATTGGATGGCATTGATTTCGAAATCCGTCAGAACGATTACCTTTCGATCATGGGGCCTTCCGGCTCCGGGAAATCAACGCTCGTGCACATCTTGGGTTGCCTGGATACGCCGACGACCGGTGACTACTACCTCGACGACAAACTCGTGTCGAAGCTGTCGGATAACGAACTGGCGCATATCCGGAACCGGTTCATCGGTTTTGTGTTCCAGAACTTCAGCCTGTTGCCGCGCCTGAGCGCGCTGGAGAACGTCGCCATGCCGCTCATCTACGCGGGCGCGGGCCGGCGCGAGCGTCTTGAAAAAGCCCGGGAAATGCTTGACAAGGTCGGACTCGCCGACCGGATGGCGCATCGTCCGAACGAACTGTCGGGCGGAGAATGCCAGCGGGTGGCGATCGCGCGGGCCTTGATCAACAATCCCAAGATCATCTTTGCCGATGAGCCGACCGGCAACCTGGATTCCAGTACCGGTTCGGAAATAATGGACATGTTTGACAGCCTGGTGAAAGAAGGCAACACGATCGTGCTGGTCACGCACGACCTTCAGGTGGGCAACCATGCCCAAAAGATCGTGACCTTGAGAGACGGCAAGATCGCATGA
- a CDS encoding efflux RND transporter periplasmic adaptor subunit, with protein MNKKLLIVVGAVVLIALIVVLNLRGASKGKEIEVAVVKKGEVVTKVSASGELKAKAQVDIAAEIIAKVKKLYFKEGDYVKQGDLIIQFDDVQAAANFKLAEARRKQADQDYSRIKVLYEKEMISKGEYEQTQLAYGSAQAQYEQALDTYQKTRIHAPISGRIMKINIEEGETAVMGTMNYQGTVLATIADLSKMLAIVKIDETDVPSVAVGQEVDVMPDALPDSTFHGKVVRVGLMPLTTQLSTEKTTDFEVEIEMANFSPVLRPGMNVNASIITHHLTDVLVVPVQVIGSRKIKDTLSETAFVIHGGKAHLEKVKIGVSSDTESEILEGLAEGDTVITGPFRVLSKLKDGDPIKVRSSGEQEKQSMRTRSAIRFVRKHA; from the coding sequence TGAATAAAAAGCTACTGATCGTGGTCGGGGCGGTGGTTCTGATCGCGTTGATCGTCGTTTTGAACTTGCGTGGCGCCAGCAAAGGCAAGGAGATCGAGGTGGCGGTCGTCAAGAAAGGCGAGGTTGTTACAAAAGTGTCCGCATCCGGCGAGCTGAAGGCAAAAGCCCAGGTCGATATCGCGGCTGAAATAATCGCCAAGGTCAAGAAATTATATTTCAAGGAAGGCGATTACGTCAAGCAGGGGGACCTGATCATTCAATTTGATGACGTGCAGGCGGCCGCCAATTTCAAGCTGGCGGAGGCGCGGCGTAAACAAGCCGACCAGGATTACAGCCGGATCAAGGTCCTGTATGAAAAAGAGATGATCTCCAAAGGCGAGTACGAGCAGACCCAGCTCGCTTACGGGTCGGCGCAGGCTCAGTACGAGCAAGCCCTGGACACCTATCAGAAGACCAGGATCCACGCGCCCATTTCGGGGCGTATCATGAAGATAAACATCGAGGAGGGAGAAACGGCCGTGATGGGAACGATGAACTACCAGGGAACGGTCCTGGCCACCATCGCCGATCTGTCAAAGATGCTGGCGATCGTGAAGATCGATGAAACAGACGTGCCGTCGGTCGCGGTCGGGCAGGAAGTGGATGTCATGCCGGACGCGCTGCCCGATTCAACTTTTCACGGCAAGGTCGTAAGGGTCGGTCTTATGCCCCTGACCACACAGCTCTCGACCGAAAAGACCACCGACTTTGAAGTTGAGATCGAAATGGCTAACTTCTCGCCGGTCCTGAGACCGGGCATGAACGTGAATGCCAGCATCATCACGCACCACCTAACCGACGTGCTTGTTGTGCCCGTGCAGGTGATCGGAAGCAGGAAGATCAAGGATACGCTGAGCGAAACCGCCTTTGTCATCCATGGCGGCAAGGCTCATTTGGAAAAAGTGAAGATCGGTGTTTCCAGCGACACCGAATCCGAGATCCTGGAAGGGCTGGCCGAAGGCGACACGGTCATAACCGGACCATTTCGCGTTCTGTCAAAACTCAAAGACGGTGACCCGATCAAGGTCCGTTCGTCCGGAGAGCAGGAAAAACAATCGATGAGGACACGTTCAGCGATCAGGTTTGTCCGAAAACACGCATAA